One genomic window of Aquipuribacter hungaricus includes the following:
- a CDS encoding glycerophosphodiester phosphodiesterase family protein — protein MTSPTGSRPPHPALRGTPLGFAHRGWTPLSAGGSEPDGPPDRTPDGTPDGKPAEAAPHRHVWENTLEAFAAALELGLTHLETDVQATADGVAVVLHDPDLARTTGRAVPVQAMTWAELAGVRVAGLHPVPRVEAVLEAFPGAVLNIDVKDARAVRALADAVRRAGAEDRTVVASFDGRRSRAVQLLAPGVARSAGMAASAGARLAAALERLSAPLGRSLLVRAAGGADALQVPEHAGRLRVVTPRLLRLAHDVGLQVHVWTVDDAGDMDRLLDLGVDGLMSDRADLLSQVLSRRAG, from the coding sequence GTGACCAGCCCCACGGGCAGCCGCCCGCCGCACCCCGCGCTGCGCGGCACGCCGCTCGGCTTCGCCCACCGCGGCTGGACGCCGCTGTCCGCCGGCGGGTCCGAGCCGGACGGGCCGCCCGACCGGACGCCGGACGGGACGCCGGACGGGAAGCCGGCGGAGGCCGCCCCGCACCGCCACGTCTGGGAGAACACCCTCGAGGCGTTCGCCGCGGCCCTGGAGCTGGGCCTCACCCACCTGGAGACCGACGTCCAGGCCACCGCGGACGGCGTCGCCGTGGTCCTGCACGACCCCGACCTCGCCCGCACCACCGGGCGCGCCGTGCCCGTGCAGGCGATGACGTGGGCCGAGCTCGCAGGCGTGCGGGTGGCCGGGCTGCACCCGGTCCCGCGGGTCGAGGCCGTGCTCGAGGCCTTCCCCGGCGCGGTCCTCAACATCGACGTCAAGGACGCCCGCGCCGTCCGCGCCCTCGCCGACGCGGTCCGCCGGGCCGGCGCCGAGGACCGCACCGTCGTCGCCTCGTTCGACGGCCGCCGGTCGCGGGCGGTGCAGCTGCTCGCTCCCGGCGTCGCCCGCTCCGCCGGCATGGCCGCCAGCGCGGGTGCACGCCTGGCGGCGGCGCTGGAGCGGCTGTCCGCCCCGCTGGGCCGCAGCCTGCTCGTGCGCGCGGCCGGGGGCGCGGACGCCCTGCAGGTCCCCGAGCACGCGGGCCGGCTCCGGGTCGTCACGCCCCGCCTGCTGCGGCTCGCGCACGACGTCGGGCTGCAGGTGCACGTGTGGACCGTCGACGACGCCGGGGACATGGACCGGCTGCTCGACCTCGGCGTCGACGGCCTGATGAGCGACCGCGCGGACCTGCTCTCCCAGGTGCTCTCCCGACGGGCAGGATGA
- a CDS encoding SGNH/GDSL hydrolase family protein, with amino-acid sequence MSAAGPWWRRPPVAAVVAVLVAVLLAVAVLVVRGLLVVATIGPRAEYWQDRAREPGAVVQVALGDSLSQGIGSSRPETSFVAVLAEDLEDRTGGTVRVVNLSVTGATTAELAEDQLPAFRRLLGELAAEGTPLGLVTLAVGANDVGDLQSEQFRAELSPVLDALPPGSLVADLPDFGGGEDRARAAALSRVVREEVAARPDLVPVALEAATAGPGIADYAGDFFHPSDQGYAGYVAAFRAAVAASDPEPAVPAVPEVAP; translated from the coding sequence ATGAGCGCTGCGGGGCCGTGGTGGCGGCGGCCCCCCGTGGCGGCGGTCGTCGCCGTGCTGGTCGCCGTCCTGCTGGCCGTGGCCGTCCTCGTGGTGCGGGGCCTGCTCGTCGTGGCGACCATCGGGCCCCGTGCGGAGTACTGGCAGGACCGGGCGCGGGAGCCCGGCGCCGTGGTGCAGGTCGCGCTCGGCGACTCGCTGTCCCAGGGCATCGGCAGCTCGCGGCCGGAGACGTCGTTCGTCGCCGTGCTCGCCGAGGACCTCGAGGACCGGACCGGCGGGACGGTCCGCGTCGTCAACCTGTCCGTGACCGGGGCGACCACCGCCGAGCTCGCCGAGGACCAGCTGCCCGCCTTCCGCCGGCTGCTCGGCGAGCTCGCCGCGGAGGGCACGCCGCTCGGCCTGGTGACCCTGGCCGTGGGCGCCAACGACGTCGGGGACCTGCAGTCGGAGCAGTTCCGGGCCGAGCTCTCCCCCGTGCTGGACGCGCTGCCCCCCGGCAGCCTGGTCGCCGACCTGCCGGACTTCGGCGGCGGCGAGGACCGGGCCCGGGCGGCCGCGCTGTCGCGGGTGGTGCGCGAGGAGGTTGCCGCACGCCCGGACCTGGTCCCTGTGGCGCTCGAGGCGGCCACGGCCGGGCCGGGCATCGCCGACTACGCCGGCGACTTCTTCCACCCCTCCGACCAGGGCTACGCCGGCTACGTCGCCGCCTTCCGCGCCGCGGTCGCGGCGTCGGACCCCGAGCCCGCCGTCCCCGCCGTCCCGGAGGTCGCCCCGTGA
- a CDS encoding aldo/keto reductase, producing MTYRHLGDSGLVVSTVGLGGNTFGARIDAATTRSVVAAALDAGVTLVDCAELYGAEPGQSETLLGEALRGRRDEVVLATKFGHPAGRPGAPAWEAHGSRSSVRRSLEGSLRRLGTDHVDLYQMHTPDPSTPVEETLTVLDDLVREGKVRYTGSSNFAAWQVVDADRAAEALGTERFVSAQNGYNLLDRRVEDELVPACEHVGVGLLPYYPLASGLLSGKYRRGEQAPEGSRLADPRMAARLAAADFGTIEALEAFAAARGLDLLTVALGGLAAQPAVGSVIAGATSPEQVLANVRAGLWEPTLEDLAELEEISGRA from the coding sequence ATGACCTACCGCCACCTCGGCGACTCCGGACTCGTGGTGTCCACGGTGGGCCTGGGCGGGAACACCTTCGGCGCCCGGATCGACGCCGCGACCACCCGGTCGGTGGTCGCCGCGGCCCTCGACGCCGGGGTCACCCTGGTGGACTGCGCCGAGCTGTACGGCGCCGAGCCGGGGCAGAGCGAGACGCTGCTCGGGGAGGCGCTGCGCGGCCGCCGCGACGAGGTGGTGCTCGCGACCAAGTTCGGCCACCCGGCGGGCCGCCCCGGCGCGCCCGCGTGGGAGGCGCACGGGTCGCGCTCGTCGGTCCGGCGCTCGCTCGAGGGGTCGCTGCGCCGGCTCGGGACCGACCACGTCGACCTCTACCAGATGCACACCCCGGACCCCTCGACGCCGGTGGAGGAGACCCTCACCGTGCTCGACGACCTGGTCCGCGAGGGCAAGGTCCGCTACACCGGCTCGTCGAACTTCGCCGCCTGGCAGGTGGTGGACGCCGACCGGGCCGCCGAGGCGCTGGGCACCGAGCGGTTCGTCTCCGCCCAGAACGGCTACAACCTGCTGGACCGGCGGGTCGAGGACGAGCTGGTGCCCGCCTGCGAGCACGTCGGGGTCGGGCTGCTGCCGTACTACCCGCTCGCCTCGGGCCTGCTGTCCGGCAAGTACCGCCGCGGCGAGCAGGCGCCCGAGGGCTCGCGCCTGGCCGACCCCCGGATGGCCGCCCGCCTGGCCGCCGCGGACTTCGGCACGATCGAGGCCCTGGAGGCGTTCGCCGCCGCCCGCGGGCTGGACCTGCTCACCGTCGCCCTCGGGGGGCTCGCCGCCCAGCCCGCGGTCGGCAGCGTCATCGCCGGTGCGACGTCTCCGGAGCAGGTGCTCGCCAACGTCCGTGCCGGGCTGTGGGAGCCGACGCTGGAGGACCTCGCCGAGCTGGAGGAGATCAGCGGCAGGGCCTGA
- a CDS encoding cation diffusion facilitator family transporter, with protein MSTDDHPHGDRPEHGPVGTDDHGHDHGPAGSDDHGHDHAPGGPLARAWAGLVHAVRPHSHDHADSVDDALVTSAAGIRATKISLLLLAVTAVLQVVVFLVSGSVALLADTIHNVSDAFTSIPLWIAFVLLRRPPSRRFTYGLGRVEDLAGIVIVLFILASAVVVGFESVRAFADPRGYDNVLLVALAGVIGFVGNEAVAVYRIRVGRRIGSAALVADGNHARTDGFTSLGVVASAVGVSLGFPLADPLVGLAITVAILVILVGAARDVLRRLLDAVDPAMVDHAEQVLAAVPGVEHVEGVRMRWTGHRVRAEADVTVDPDLDVRAAHDISEAARHELLHAVKGLDDVTVHVGPTLGEEHGDPHGLTSHHRRDAPGGSPRRGHEH; from the coding sequence ATGAGCACCGACGACCACCCGCACGGCGACCGCCCGGAGCACGGGCCCGTGGGCACCGACGACCACGGCCACGACCACGGCCCCGCGGGCAGCGACGACCACGGTCACGACCACGCCCCCGGCGGCCCGCTCGCCCGCGCCTGGGCCGGCCTGGTCCACGCGGTGCGGCCGCACAGCCACGACCACGCCGACTCCGTGGACGACGCCCTCGTCACGTCCGCGGCGGGCATCCGGGCCACGAAGATCAGCCTGCTGCTGCTCGCGGTGACGGCGGTGCTGCAGGTCGTCGTCTTCCTGGTGAGCGGCAGCGTCGCCCTGCTCGCCGACACCATCCACAACGTCTCCGACGCGTTCACGTCGATCCCGCTGTGGATCGCGTTCGTCCTGCTGCGGCGCCCGCCGAGCCGGCGGTTCACCTACGGGCTGGGCCGGGTGGAGGACCTCGCCGGCATCGTCATCGTCCTGTTCATCCTCGCCTCGGCGGTCGTCGTCGGGTTCGAGTCCGTCCGCGCCTTCGCCGACCCCCGCGGCTACGACAACGTCCTGCTCGTGGCGCTCGCCGGGGTCATCGGGTTCGTCGGCAACGAGGCCGTGGCCGTCTACCGGATCCGGGTGGGCCGGCGCATCGGCTCGGCCGCGCTCGTCGCCGACGGCAACCACGCCCGCACCGACGGGTTCACCAGCCTCGGCGTCGTCGCGAGCGCCGTCGGGGTCTCGCTCGGCTTCCCGCTGGCCGACCCGCTGGTCGGGCTGGCCATCACCGTGGCGATCCTCGTCATCCTCGTCGGGGCCGCCCGCGACGTGCTGCGCCGGCTGCTCGACGCCGTCGACCCGGCGATGGTCGACCACGCCGAGCAGGTGCTCGCGGCGGTGCCCGGCGTGGAGCACGTCGAGGGCGTGCGGATGCGCTGGACCGGTCACCGCGTCCGCGCGGAGGCCGACGTCACCGTCGACCCCGACCTGGACGTCCGGGCCGCGCACGACATCTCCGAGGCGGCCCGCCACGAGCTGCTGCACGCGGTCAAGGGCCTCGACGACGTCACGGTGCACGTCGGCCCCACGCTCGGCGAGGAGCACGGGGACCCGCACGGGCTCACGTCGCACCACCGCCGCGACGCACCCGGAGGCTCCCCCCGACGTGGCCACGAGCACTGA